From Hippea alviniae EP5-r, the proteins below share one genomic window:
- the fliI gene encoding flagellar protein export ATPase FliI, giving the protein MSKILRIKEALEKSNLVITYGRVKKVSGLTIKSTGPKNVKIGDVCKIETDNGWIDSEVVGFDEDGVVLMPLGTLDGIKAESLVKSEGRGLSVPVGEKFLGRVVNALGRPIDGKGSIRIDSFYPVYPKPVPPLEREIIKEPLSVGVKAIDGLLTIGKGQRVGIFAGSGVGKSTLMGMIARNSSADVNVIALIGERGREVREFIEKDLKEEGLKRSVVVVATSDEAPLLRREGAFVATAIAEFFKDQGADVMLMMDSATRFAMAQREIGLAVGEPPTTKGYTPSVFTLLPRLMERAGNFKNGSITAIYTVLVDGDDLMEPIADASRSILDGHIVLSRKIAEKGRYPAIDVLKSISRLMNSIADEKHKQLALRIRKVLSVYADAEDLVNIGAYVKGSNKDIDEALKYIDRVENFLAQKIEESFSFDDTLKLMESIFS; this is encoded by the coding sequence ATGAGTAAAATATTAAGAATTAAAGAAGCACTTGAGAAGTCCAACCTTGTCATAACTTATGGTAGGGTTAAAAAGGTTTCTGGCTTGACGATTAAATCGACGGGTCCCAAAAATGTTAAGATAGGTGATGTATGCAAAATAGAGACAGATAACGGCTGGATAGATAGTGAAGTTGTTGGGTTTGATGAAGATGGAGTTGTTTTAATGCCACTTGGCACACTTGACGGGATTAAAGCCGAAAGCCTTGTAAAATCCGAAGGAAGGGGATTATCCGTTCCCGTTGGTGAGAAGTTTTTGGGAAGAGTTGTTAATGCTTTAGGTAGACCCATAGACGGCAAAGGGTCTATCAGAATAGATAGCTTTTATCCCGTTTATCCAAAGCCTGTTCCACCGCTTGAAAGGGAGATAATAAAGGAGCCTTTAAGCGTTGGTGTTAAAGCCATAGACGGACTTTTGACCATAGGAAAAGGACAGAGAGTTGGTATATTTGCAGGTAGTGGTGTTGGTAAAAGCACACTTATGGGTATGATAGCAAGGAATAGTTCAGCTGATGTAAATGTGATTGCCCTTATTGGTGAGCGTGGCAGGGAAGTTAGAGAGTTTATCGAGAAGGATTTAAAAGAAGAAGGTCTAAAAAGAAGTGTGGTTGTGGTTGCAACAAGCGATGAAGCACCACTTTTAAGAAGGGAAGGTGCGTTTGTTGCAACGGCTATTGCTGAGTTTTTCAAAGACCAGGGTGCCGATGTGATGCTTATGATGGATTCTGCCACGAGATTTGCTATGGCTCAGAGAGAGATAGGTTTGGCTGTTGGTGAGCCACCAACAACAAAGGGCTATACACCGAGTGTTTTTACACTTCTGCCAAGACTCATGGAAAGAGCAGGCAATTTTAAAAACGGTTCCATTACGGCTATCTATACGGTTTTGGTTGATGGTGATGATTTGATGGAGCCTATAGCTGATGCATCCCGTTCTATACTTGACGGACATATCGTTTTGTCAAGAAAGATAGCAGAGAAGGGCAGGTATCCTGCGATAGATGTTTTGAAAAGCATATCAAGGCTGATGAATTCAATAGCCGACGAGAAACATAAGCAACTCGCTTTAAGGATAAGAAAAGTTCTGTCTGTTTATGCAGATGCTGAGGATTTGGTCAACATAGGCGCTTATGTGAAAGGAAGCAATAAAGATATAGATGAAGCACTTAAATACATAGATAGGGTTGAGAATTTTCTTGCTCAGAAGATAGAAGAGAGTTTTTCGTTTGATGACACTTTAAAACTGATGGAGTCAATATTTAGCTGA
- a CDS encoding flagellar FliJ family protein gives MFVFKFEKLLKIKSKLLDEKRLQIARFDAKIKEKEAERDKLLDENNQRRKKIFEILTSKRPDSRMIMFLNENVEKTDVAIKVVEFEIEMLKKEKEKLIKEAAELLKEKKKLEKLKEKKFEEFKEEISKKEMRFLDEIASVKVASKLANGS, from the coding sequence ATGTTTGTTTTTAAGTTTGAGAAGCTTTTGAAAATAAAATCAAAGTTGCTTGATGAGAAAAGACTTCAGATAGCGCGCTTTGATGCGAAGATAAAAGAGAAAGAAGCAGAGAGAGATAAGCTTTTAGATGAGAATAATCAGCGGAGAAAAAAGATTTTTGAGATTTTGACTTCAAAGAGACCTGACAGCAGAATGATTATGTTTTTAAACGAGAATGTGGAAAAGACAGATGTTGCCATAAAGGTGGTTGAGTTTGAGATAGAGATGCTCAAGAAGGAGAAAGAGAAACTAATTAAAGAAGCTGCTGAGCTGTTGAAAGAGAAGAAGAAGCTTGAGAAGTTAAAAGAGAAAAAGTTCGAAGAGTTTAAGGAAGAAATCTCTAAAAAGGAGATGAGATTTTTAGATGAGATTGCGTCTGTTAAGGTTGCTTCTAAGCTTGCTAATGGCAGTTAG
- a CDS encoding ABC transporter substrate-binding protein, whose product MKKVLAGVVAVLLLFSLSAQAKVIKIGALVSITGPTSFLGEPEKNTLQMLADKINKNGGINGNKIKLIIYDTKGDPSSTVILTRKLIYSDRVDAIIGPTRSGSTLAIIPFIQRAHIPLISMASSYKITTPTKRWVFKTAPSDSLAVERLYSYLQDHNIHKVAILTAETGFGESGREELKKLAQKYNITILRDETFGATDTNMTSQLIKIKNTKGVQAIICWGTNPGPASVAKNAKELNIKIPLFMSHGVASKRFIQLAGKSAEGIILPAGKLLVAEQLPKTDPQRAVLLKYKEEYEKTFGPVSTFGGHAYDAFMMLVKVIKEGAQTPAQIRDSLEKIKNFVGITGVFTYSKDDHAGLDPSDFCIVKIENGSWKLIAY is encoded by the coding sequence ATGAAAAAAGTCTTGGCGGGAGTTGTGGCGGTTTTATTGCTTTTTAGTCTATCTGCACAGGCAAAGGTAATAAAGATAGGTGCTTTAGTTTCTATAACAGGGCCAACTTCATTCTTAGGTGAACCAGAGAAAAACACACTTCAAATGCTCGCTGACAAGATAAACAAAAATGGTGGGATAAACGGAAACAAGATAAAACTCATTATCTATGATACAAAAGGAGACCCATCTTCAACCGTCATACTCACAAGAAAACTCATCTACTCTGACAGGGTTGATGCAATTATAGGCCCTACAAGGAGTGGTTCAACCCTTGCTATAATACCCTTCATTCAAAGGGCTCATATTCCACTTATATCTATGGCTTCAAGCTATAAAATTACAACACCAACAAAGAGATGGGTATTTAAAACGGCGCCGTCAGATAGTCTTGCTGTAGAAAGACTGTATAGCTACTTACAAGATCACAACATACACAAGGTAGCCATCCTAACAGCAGAGACGGGCTTTGGAGAAAGCGGAAGAGAAGAGCTAAAAAAACTTGCACAAAAATACAACATAACAATCTTAAGGGATGAGACATTTGGTGCAACAGACACAAACATGACAAGCCAATTAATAAAAATAAAAAACACCAAAGGCGTTCAAGCCATAATCTGTTGGGGAACAAACCCAGGTCCTGCATCAGTTGCAAAAAACGCAAAAGAGCTAAACATAAAGATACCACTATTTATGAGTCATGGTGTTGCATCAAAAAGGTTTATTCAGCTTGCAGGTAAATCAGCTGAAGGCATTATCTTGCCTGCTGGAAAACTACTCGTTGCAGAGCAACTTCCAAAGACAGACCCACAAAGGGCTGTTCTTTTGAAATACAAAGAAGAGTATGAGAAAACATTTGGGCCTGTATCAACATTTGGTGGCCATGCTTACGATGCCTTCATGATGCTTGTAAAGGTTATAAAAGAAGGTGCTCAAACACCTGCTCAGATAAGGGACAGCCTTGAAAAGATAAAAAACTTCGTTGGTATAACGGGTGTATTCACATACTCAAAAGACGACCATGCTGGCTTAGACCCGAGCGACTTCTGTATAGTTAAAATAGAAAATGGTTCGTGGAAGCTTATTGCTTATTGA
- a CDS encoding ACT domain-containing protein, which produces MKRIRQISVFVENRPGRLLEVVELLGKHSINIKALSLADSTDFGIVRLVVKGTDDAIRVLKENGFTIAETHIIACMIDDKPGALANVLKILADNQINIEYMYGFASPIEGKAVMVFKFSETEKAEKILSENNIQMLSQEEIREI; this is translated from the coding sequence ATGAAAAGAATTAGACAGATTTCTGTATTTGTTGAAAACAGACCGGGCAGACTGCTTGAAGTTGTTGAACTTTTAGGAAAACACAGCATAAACATAAAGGCTCTATCTTTGGCTGACTCAACCGACTTCGGCATAGTAAGACTCGTTGTAAAAGGCACCGACGATGCAATAAGGGTATTAAAAGAAAACGGCTTTACAATAGCAGAAACACACATCATAGCCTGCATGATTGATGACAAACCCGGAGCTTTGGCAAATGTTCTAAAAATACTCGCAGATAACCAGATAAACATTGAATACATGTATGGATTCGCATCACCAATTGAAGGTAAAGCCGTAATGGTCTTTAAGTTTTCAGAAACAGAAAAGGCAGAAAAAATCTTATCGGAAAACAACATACAGATGCTTTCTCAAGAAGAGATAAGAGAAATTTAA